The DNA window CCTCCCGGCCTCAGGGTCCGCGCCAGCCAGCGGCTGCCGTGTGGAAGCTACCGGTTGAGCGAGCCCTCGCCAGAAGAAACCTCGCTCCCGCCCGCCTGGAACACCCGCCACTCACCGGGAACACCCTTGAGCGAATGCAGCCCTCGATCGGCGAACTCAAGGCCTGAACCCACCGACAGATCGCGAACAACCGAGGACACGATCAGCTCGCCCGGGCCAGCCAGATCCATCAAACGGGCAGCGATGTGGACCCCGAGCCCCGACAGCTCGCCATCCCGCATCTCCACCTCGCTGGTGTGGAGGCCACCACGGATCTGCAGGCCGATGCCGCGAACCCGCCGCTCGATCGACATCCAGGCCCGGGCGGCACGAGCGGGCCCCTCGAACAGACTGAGCGAACCGTCCCCGGTGTGGCGCACGGTCTGGCCGCCAAAGCGGGCGACCTCGCTCAGCACGATCCCGTCGTGGGTCTTCAGCAAGGCGGTCCACTCTCGATCGCCGAGGTCGGCGGCGGTCTTGGTAGACGAGACGATGTCGGTGAAGAGCATGCTGGCCAGCACCTGACTCGGCATCACGCCGGACCGCTCACCGGTCACGAACTCTTCGATGGCGTCGAGAACGGTCTCGGCGTCCCCCAGCCAGGGGAAATGGTCGTCGCCGGGGAGCTC is part of the Acidimicrobiia bacterium genome and encodes:
- a CDS encoding adenylate/guanylate cyclase domain-containing protein, yielding ELPGDDHFPWLGDAETVLDAIEEFVTGERSGVMPSQVLASMLFTDIVSSTKTAADLGDREWTALLKTHDGIVLSEVARFGGQTVRHTGDGSLSLFEGPARAARAWMSIERRVRGIGLQIRGGLHTSEVEMRDGELSGLGVHIAARLMDLAGPGELIVSSVVRDLSVGSGLEFADRGLHSLKGVPGEWRVFQAGGSEVSSGEGSLNR